In the Halichoerus grypus chromosome 4, mHalGry1.hap1.1, whole genome shotgun sequence genome, one interval contains:
- the LOC144381532 gene encoding small integral membrane protein 30-like: protein MTSVSTQLLLVLISLLLVLPVGEAVEAGDAVALLLGVALSITGICACLGVYARKRNGQL, encoded by the coding sequence ATGACCTCAGTTTCAACACAGTTGCTCTTGGTCCTCATCTCACTGCTTTTGGTGCTGCCTGTTGGTGAAGCAGTAGAAGCTGGAGATGCAGTCGCTCTCTTGTTAGGTGTGGCTCTCAGCATTACAGGCATTTGCGCTTGTTTGGGGGTATATGCACGAAAGAGGAATGGACAGTTGTGA